The proteins below come from a single Magallana gigas chromosome 10, xbMagGiga1.1, whole genome shotgun sequence genomic window:
- the LOC105336069 gene encoding putative amine oxidase [copper-containing]: MEDNKNYTPKENTNKKNPESDYEVKAQEHYQYGRRFRNLAVFSGIIIILLLIGLVVVGVMKRGDGTEACSSGLNVDLSEPEDPPIFHDLTSTEVKGLMDFLFKQNNLNLTKPEKITVKSSYIFTAELHLPNKADVVSYLARGAGQKPPRQARVIIFRGDLQTQKIMELVVTPLPKPTHYTIWKDDIPFQYRPITGPEYGKAVESITKETDNKARQLLLKSFGGTLTNCGDTCLSYKYVSPMSVAISGRNRRLFWFWMFQFVEFFILHPIDFAVLVDMDDPLFAIDKVWYNDRAFSSLDVLMQQYNDNNLPKLKISFPVMSKSLFSTMYRRGTEVPKSSQLPPISIEPSGRRYSIKGQHVKYMNWNFDFRMSSTRGPQLYDIRFQNDRIVYEIGLQEISVFYSGKTPTQMFSNFFDTMSLIGPRGKNLVPGVDCPSHATFLPASHVMEISEQQVTIQNAFCLFEFNTGMPLRRHHAPMSFHGTFYEGLPNSVLILRSILTVVNYSYLIDYIFYHTGAVEVKVVSTGYILATPFTANASNFGFQVSDNINGNLHHHMFSFKVDVDIYGTENRYRTLDISTTESANQFNSDSNAKFTQGQFVVSEKKTEREAAYKFNFDTPKYHLFYSNQKSNKFGVPKSYRLLNRGMSKQLLPENVGNEPAMAWMRYQMAVTKRKEDERTSSTIYSLMDSLSPVVNFEEFLNDDENIVDEDLVAWVSMGVQHIPHTEDLPVTHTPGMDLSFFLLPYNYFPEDPAMGSRDSVRIEPNIYNNPKSGVRVTGMKSEDLQCKPPVNSYQQAVEADPSILFDTS, translated from the exons atggaagataataaaaattatacaccaaaagaaaacacaaataaaaaaaatcctgagtCTGACTATGAGGTCAAAGCACAGGAACACTATCAATACGGTAGGCGTTTCCGCAACCTGGCGGTTTTTTCTGGAATTATCATAATCCTACTGCTGATTGGACTTGTAGTAGTGGGTGTAATGAAGAGGGGTGACGGCACTGAGGCTTGTTCATCTGGTCTTAACGTTGATCTCTCAGAACCAGAAGACCCCCCTATATTCCATGATCTAACATCTACAGAAGTCAAAGGCCTGATGGATTTTCTTTTCAAGCAAAATAATCTGAATTTAACGAAACCCGAAAAGATCACAGTGAAATCGTCCTATATCTTCACAGCAGAGCTCCATCTTCCCAACAAAGCAGATGTCGTTTCTTATCTTGCACGTGGGGCTGGACAAAAACCACCAAGACAAGCCCGGGTCATCATATTCCGTGGAGATTTGCAAACTCAAAAGATTATGGAACTAGTCGTGACTCCACTACCTAAACCAACCCATTATACAATATGGAAAGACGATATCCCTTTCCAATATCGACCCATCACGGGTCCCGAGTATGGTAAAGCTGTGGAAAGTATCACAAAGGAAACAGATAACAAGGCCCGGCAGCTTCTACTCAAGAGTTTCGGAGGGACACTCACAAACTGCGGTGATACATGTCTTTCTTATAAATACGTTTCTCCCATGTCTGTTGCAATCAGCGGTCGTAATAGGCGTCTGTTTTGGTTCTGGATGTTCCAGTTTGTAGAATTTTTCATTCTTCATCCTATTGACTTTGCCGTTTTAGTTGATATGGATGACCCTTTGTTTGCAATTGATAAAGTATGGTACAATGATCGCGCTTTCAGTTCCCTTGATGTTTTGATGCAGCAATACAATGATAACAATCTGCCAAAGTTGAAGATTTCATTCCCGGTTATGTCAAAATCACTTTTTTCCACCATGTACAGACGAGGCACAGAAGTTCCAAAGTCATCGCAACTTCCACCAATTTCGATTGAACCCAGTGGAAGACGATACAGCATCAAAGGTCAGCACGTTAAATACATGAACTGGAATTTCGACTTCAGGATGTCTAGTACTCGAGGCCCGCAACTGTACGACATTCGTTTTCAGAACGACAGAATTGTTTATGAAATTGGCCTTCAGGAAATAAGTGTATTTTACTCCGGGAAAACCCCCAcacaaatgttttcaaatttctttgataccatGTCTTTAATAGGACCACGGGGTAAAAACTTAGTACCAGGCGTCGATTGCCCTTCTCATGCGACCTTCTTGCCAGCATCCCACGTTATGGAGATTTCCGAACAACAAGTCACTATTCAGAATGCTTTCTGCCTTTTTGAGTTCAACACCGGAATGCCACTTCGAAGGCACCATGCGCCAATGTCATTCCATGGCACCTTTTACGAAGGTCTCCCTAACAGTGTTCTCATTCTTCGTTCGATCCTCACTGTGGTTAATTACAGTTATCTGATAGACTACATCTTCTATCACACTGGCGCTGTCGAAGTTAAAGTAGTCTCAACGGGGTACATTCTAGCTACCCCTTTTACTGCAAACGCCAGTAACTTTGGCTTTCAAGTCAGCGACAATATCAACGGAAACCTACATCATCATAtgttcagctttaaggtggACGTGGACATTTACGGTACAGAGAACCGTTACAGAACATTGGATATCTCTACTACAGAATCTGCCAATCAATTCAATTCCGACTCAAACGCAAAATTTACTCAAGGACAGTTTGtggtttctgaaaagaagacaGAAAGGGAAGCTGCTTACAAATTTAACTTCGATACTCCTAAGTATCACTTGTTTTATAGCAATCAGAAAAGTAACAAGTTCGGGGTTCCCAAGTCATATAGACTCCTAAATCGAGGAATGAGCAAGCAACTGTTGCCTGAAAATGTGGGTAACGAACCGGCCATGGCCTGGATGCGATATCAGATGGCGGTCACTAAGCGTAAGGAAGACGAGAGAACCAGTAGCACTATTTATAGTTTAATGGATTCTTTATCGCCAGTCGTTAATTTCGAAGAATTCCTTAATGATGACGAAAATATAGTTGATGAG GATTTGGTTGCCTGGGTGAGTATGGGTGTCCAACACATTCCCCACACAGAAGATCTCCCCGTCACCCACACACCAGGAATGGACCTCAGCTTCTTCTTGTTGCCATACAATTATTTCCCGGAAGACCCAGCGATGGGGTCACGTGACTCTGTCAGGATTGAGCCAAACATTTACAACAATCCAAAAAGTGGTGTTCGAGTTACCGGAATGAAGAGTGAGGATTTACAGTGTAAACCCCCTGTAAACAGTTATCAGCAGGCGGTGGAGGCGGATCCAAGCATTTTGTTTGATACCTCATAA
- the LOC136272013 gene encoding uncharacterized protein — protein MAISCSLKSMVSQSLQKIGQVIHLCNVTLRRTRRGTRAGIRGQREIRVFTSKNCRDQNLTCYIQQGVNINNLIKLPLVNIEGFLKSGGETTHKEKVLKKHSRSSNFERRICSDKKLRILKKINFQSLIPTQRKHNLVFGVLNCRSIKNKALSISDYVVSNKVDIFAMTETWLGSTFDDVIKQELIPTSYDFLHLNRENRRGGGIALLFRKEIDIKYLPNKDLEIDQFEYMDFSLCLDKTCIRLSVIYRPPPSKSNDLRTSIFFDQWNSYLDQIVTIPHETIITGDFNFHIDDEKSPNAVKFLQTLEDHNLIQHVSTPTHNRGHILDLLITRSDSTVLTDEPSVHDPNLFDAHGNSLCDHYSIQAVLSLGKPKHTVKEITFRKWKNVDLGELSKDITLDIPNDNSSISQIVDHYNTTIHNAVEKHAPLTKKSVLLRPNTKWYSEELRDAKRERLRAERLWRKTRLEVHRQIFRDTSSKTAKLLYKTKQDYFSKKIEECGKDNSLNYPSH, from the coding sequence ATGGCCATTTCGTGCAGTCTGAAGTCTATGGTCAGTCAGTCATTACAGAAAATCGGCCAGGTAATTCACCTGTGTAATGTGACACTACGGAGGACCAGACGCGGAACCAGAGCAGGAATACGTGGTCAGAGAGAAATTCGCGTTTTCACAAGTAAGAATTGCAGAGACCAAAACCTAACTTGTTACATACAGCAAGGTGTTAATATCAATAACCTCATTAAGTTACCACTTGTGAATATCGAAGGCTTTTTAAAATCTGGAGGTGAAACTACACACAAAGAAAAAGTCTTAAAAAAGCATAGTAGatcatcaaattttgaaagGCGAATATGTTCTGATAAAAAActtagaattttgaaaaaaatcaattttcagtCACTAATACCAACGCAACGCAAACACAATCTTGTGTTTGGTGTTCTAAATTGTCGGTCGATTAAGAACAAGGCTCTCTCGATTAGTGACTACGTCGTTTCAAACAAAGTGGATATTTTTGCAATGACTGAAACCTGGTTAGGTTCGACTTTTGACGATGTCATAAAACAAGAGCTTATACCAACAAGCTATGACTTCCTTCATCTCAACAGAGAAAATCGACGGGGAGGTGGTATTGCTTTATTGTTTAGAAAAGAAATTGACATAAAATACCTTCCTAATAAGGATTTGGAGATCGATCAATTTGAGTACATGGACTTTTCATTATGTCTGGATAAAACATGCATCAGACTGAGTGTCATCTATAGGCCCCCTCCATCAAAATCAAATGATTTACGAACCAGCATATTTTTTGACCAATGGAATTCCTACCTTGATCAAATTGTCACAATTCCCCATGAAACCATTATCACCGGAGATTTTAATTTCCATATCGATGATGAAAAAAGCCCAAATGCAGTAAAGTTTTTACAAACATTAGAAGATCATAACTTGATTCAACATGTTTCAACACCTACCCATAATCGTGGACATATACTTGATCTCCTGATAACAAGATCTGATTCAACGGTGCTTACAGATGAACCTTCTGTGCATGATCCAAACTTATTTGATGCACACGGAAACTCTCTTTGTGATCATTATTCCATTCAAGCAGTGTTATCCTTGGGAAAACCGAAGCACACTGTGAAGGAAATAACTTTCCGAAAATGGAAAAATGTCGATCTCGGGGAGTTATCAAAGGACATCACGCTTGATATACCGAATGATAATTCATCTATTTCTCAAATCGTGGACCATTACAACACCACGATTCATAATGCTGTAGAAAAACATGCACCACTGACGAAAAAATCTGTGTTACTGCGACCGAACACCAAGTGGTACTCTGAAGAACTCCGTGACGCAAAACGCGAGAGACTCAGAGCTGAAAGATTATGGCGTAAGACAAGACTGGAGGTTCATAGACAGATTTTCAGGGACACATCCTCCAAGACAGCAAAACTCTTGTATAAAACCAAACAAGACTATTTTTCCAAAAAGATCGAAGAGTGTGGTAAGGACAACTCTTTAAACTATCCAAGTCACTGA
- the LOC105335645 gene encoding uncharacterized protein isoform X2 → MKCLKSNPSEIGSKHLAVLNKQKNEIVRIISEITESIANLKKLLYSNDISLVSGYESRNTEFRRLPPKLTVFFPSFTPLILSTDLDQFFKPFDSLSASSIKTEEHGYTIDAACAKLSLQQKTFTNGPRVLTDINTVYGRSKRIGSVHCQSNDVIWTCGANNMIRLFNLQREQVKSISVMYGNCQEDIAVTMSGDLAYADFHDRSVSIVKDTQIQTVIRIQEWKPRNFCCTASDYFLVVMDNYDEKQTKVVRYYGSTEVQTIQHNEKGQPLYSFAEFTNMYSIFVKTKYICENTNLDICVSDIGARAVVVVNQAGKLRFTYTIPLSLTKPAFEPAGITTDSQSRILIADCFNNCIHILDQDGQFLRYIDNCDLQWPLSLCVDTKDNLFVAEFNTDWDYC, encoded by the exons ATGAAATGCCTAAAATCTAACCCAAGCGAAATAGGCTCCAAACACCTGGCTGtcctaaataaacaaaaaaatgaaatagtaCGCATCATTTCTGAAATCACGGAGAGCATTGCCAACCTGAAAAAATTATTGTACTCTAATGATATCAGTCTTGTCTCTGGCTACGAATCCAGGAATACTGAATTTAGAAGATTGCCGCCTAAACTCACGGTTTTCTTTCCAAGTTTTACCCCTCTTATACTGAGCACAGATCTGGACCAGTTTTTTAAACCTTTCGATTCTCTGTCAGcgtcatctatcaaaacagaagaacatggtTACACAATTGATGCCGCATGCGCCAAGTTGTCTCTACAACAAAAGACGTTCACTAACGGACCGAGGGTGTTGACAGATATAAACACTGTATATGGACGTTCTAAGAGAATTGGCAGCGTGCACTGTCAGAGCAATGACGTAATATGGACATGTGGTGCAAATAATATGATTAGACTCTTCAATCTTCAAAGAGAACAAGTAAAGTCAATCAGTGTTATGTATGGTAACTGTCAAGAGGACATAGCAGTGACGATGAGTGGGGATTTAGCCTATGCTGATTTTCATGATAGATCTGTGAGCATCGTGAAAGATACACAGATACAAACAGTAATCAGAATACAGGAATGGAAACCTCGAAATTTCTGTTGTACTGCCTCTGATTActtcctggttgtcatggacaaTTATGAtgagaaacaaacaaaagtagTGCGTTACTATGGCTCCACAGAGGTACAAACTATTCAGCACAATGAAAAAGGACAGCCTCTTTATTCATTTGCTGAATTTACTAATATGTATAGCATATTTGTTAAGACTAAATATATTTGTGAGAACACGAACTTAGATATATGTGTGTCAGACATAGGAGCCCGagcagtagtggtggttaatcaggCTGGAAAACTCCGATTTACCTACACGATTCCTCTCTCTTTAACCAAACCAGCTTTCGAACCAGCCGGAATCACTACAGACAGCCAGAGTAGGATCCTGATTGCAGACTGCTTCAACAactgtatccacatcctggaccaggacggacagttccttcgatacattgacaactgtgatTTACAGTGGCCATTAAGTTTGTGTGTGGACACCaaagacaacctctttgtggctgagttCAATACAg ATTGGGATTATTGCTGA
- the LOC105335645 gene encoding tripartite motif-containing protein 2 isoform X1 — MKCLKSNPSEIGSKHLAVLNKQKNEIVRIISEITESIANLKKLLYSNDISLVSGYESRNTEFRRLPPKLTVFFPSFTPLILSTDLDQFFKPFDSLSASSIKTEEHGYTIDAACAKLSLQQKTFTNGPRVLTDINTVYGRSKRIGSVHCQSNDVIWTCGANNMIRLFNLQREQVKSISVMYGNCQEDIAVTMSGDLAYADFHDRSVSIVKDTQIQTVIRIQEWKPRNFCCTASDYFLVVMDNYDEKQTKVVRYYGSTEVQTIQHNEKGQPLYSFAEFTNMYSIFVKTKYICENTNLDICVSDIGARAVVVVNQAGKLRFTYTIPLSLTKPAFEPAGITTDSQSRILIADCFNNCIHILDQDGQFLRYIDNCDLQWPLSLCVDTKDNLFVAEFNTGIIKKIQYYE, encoded by the coding sequence ATGAAATGCCTAAAATCTAACCCAAGCGAAATAGGCTCCAAACACCTGGCTGtcctaaataaacaaaaaaatgaaatagtaCGCATCATTTCTGAAATCACGGAGAGCATTGCCAACCTGAAAAAATTATTGTACTCTAATGATATCAGTCTTGTCTCTGGCTACGAATCCAGGAATACTGAATTTAGAAGATTGCCGCCTAAACTCACGGTTTTCTTTCCAAGTTTTACCCCTCTTATACTGAGCACAGATCTGGACCAGTTTTTTAAACCTTTCGATTCTCTGTCAGcgtcatctatcaaaacagaagaacatggtTACACAATTGATGCCGCATGCGCCAAGTTGTCTCTACAACAAAAGACGTTCACTAACGGACCGAGGGTGTTGACAGATATAAACACTGTATATGGACGTTCTAAGAGAATTGGCAGCGTGCACTGTCAGAGCAATGACGTAATATGGACATGTGGTGCAAATAATATGATTAGACTCTTCAATCTTCAAAGAGAACAAGTAAAGTCAATCAGTGTTATGTATGGTAACTGTCAAGAGGACATAGCAGTGACGATGAGTGGGGATTTAGCCTATGCTGATTTTCATGATAGATCTGTGAGCATCGTGAAAGATACACAGATACAAACAGTAATCAGAATACAGGAATGGAAACCTCGAAATTTCTGTTGTACTGCCTCTGATTActtcctggttgtcatggacaaTTATGAtgagaaacaaacaaaagtagTGCGTTACTATGGCTCCACAGAGGTACAAACTATTCAGCACAATGAAAAAGGACAGCCTCTTTATTCATTTGCTGAATTTACTAATATGTATAGCATATTTGTTAAGACTAAATATATTTGTGAGAACACGAACTTAGATATATGTGTGTCAGACATAGGAGCCCGagcagtagtggtggttaatcaggCTGGAAAACTCCGATTTACCTACACGATTCCTCTCTCTTTAACCAAACCAGCTTTCGAACCAGCCGGAATCACTACAGACAGCCAGAGTAGGATCCTGATTGCAGACTGCTTCAACAactgtatccacatcctggaccaggacggacagttccttcgatacattgacaactgtgatTTACAGTGGCCATTAAGTTTGTGTGTGGACACCaaagacaacctctttgtggctgagttCAATACAggtataataaagaaaattcaatattatgaGTAA